The following is a genomic window from Candidatus Zixiibacteriota bacterium.
GGACAGATGCGATGGACATGATGAATACGGCGGACAGACGTCTCATCGAACGGCTCCTCGAAGTGAACATACCCGGCAGGTCGGGCAGCGCAAACCCCCGACTCTTGTACAACCGTCCCTGTCGGTTCGACCGACGCGCAGTCGAACAACGCCGGCTACGCCCAGCCGGTTCCCATTTGTCGCATTCGGATGCTGCCCCTGGAGAACAATCCGTCCCTGCGGTGCAGATTGACGGCATCCATGCCTCCCGCCTATCTTCATCGGCCGAATCCGCGGAATCTGTTCCGGCTCCTGCGACCCTTCGCGCACGGTCCCGGGCAGGCGCCGCCGTAGCCACGCCCCGGTCGGGCACAAAAAGACCGCCCATAGGGGCGGTCTTTGAGATGTCGTTCAAGGCGACCAGCATCACTTCAGGATGAGCATACTCCTGGTGTTGGTGTAGTCCTCCGTCTGGATGCGATAGAAATACACGCCGGTCGACAACGGTTTGCCCCGATCATCGGTGCCGTCCCAGTCCACCGCATAGACCCCCAGCGGGCGGAACTCGTTTAGAAGCGTCCTGACCTTACGCCCGAGAACGTTGAACACTTCGAGGCGGACTTTGCTGTCATGCGGCAGAGCGAAGCGCACCACCGTGCCGGCGTTGAACGGATTCGGGTAGTTCTGGTCCAGAGCATACGTCGTGGGCACGTTATTGCCGTCCGACACCGACCGCACGGCGGCGGCGACGTCGAACACTTCAATCGTCACGACCAGAGTGTCCGCCAGGAAGCCATCCGTGGCGATGAAGACGAAGTCGACGAATCCGGCCTCATCGTAGCCGGGCGCGTAGTGGAACAGCCCGGCCCCGTTGCTGCTGTCGGTCAACTGGGCGGTACCGGGCGGTGATCCGCCAAGAACCAGCAGAGGCGAATACCCTCCGTTGGGATCCGAAGCGGTGACGCGGAACTCGAGTGAACTGCCCTCCCTGACTGTGTCGTTGCGGATGAAGTCCAGCACCGGGCGCAGGTTGCTGAGGTGGTTCACGATGATCCGCACGTCCTCGCTGTCCTTGAGTGCCGTATTGTCGGTCGCGTAGAACATGACGTGGTAGAGTCCCGCCTGTCCCACCGTCGGCGCGAAGTTGAAGTCCGCTGTGCCGTTCACGTTGTCCAGCAACGTCGCGTTGGTCGGGAGATTGGCGGCCGTGAGAGCGGGCGCATCACCGTTGGGATCCGAGGCAGTGACGAAGACCGCCAGCGTTCCGTTCTCTTTGACGAGTTGGAGACCGATGGTCGACAGGACCGGTGCCTCTGCGGGGAAGCTGCCGATGTTCACTGTTCCCTTAGTGAACGCGAAGGAGACGAGGTCTACCCGCGGGTCGAGGCCCGACAAGTTGTTGGCCGGGCACTTACACATTGTGTCGATCTCGAAAGACCCCACAATTGAGTTCACGTTGAAGACGAATTCGAACGAAGGCGCGGCATCGTACTTGGTGGAATCACCCTCATCTGGCCAGTCGCGATGGTACCCACCGATACGGTCGTCACCGGGTGGCAAAGTGAAGAGCTGTGGCGGCCCACTAGTTGAGAACCCGCTCCACATGAACCCATCGGGGCTGACAAAATCGACAGCAGTACTCAGCCCCGCGTAGGTATGCGAGACAGGCCCGCTGCAGAGGGGCACATCCTCAGGTGGTGGGCAAGTGAGACCAGTCGTAGGGCCAGAGAATGTCTGCTCAAGGAGACTGCCGGACAGGGGACTCTGACCGAGTCGACTCCGCAGAGTTGTCTGAAACACGCACGAACCGATGATGTATGAGCCGTTCCCGCTCGTATTGCGTATCTCCAGAGGTAGTACGAAAGCAAGCAGCGAGTCGCTGTTTCTGACCCAGACATTAACGTGTACGTTCGTCTGGTTCGGGACGACGTTCTTCACTGAGTCCACATAGACCCAGTTGGCAGCCCTCGCGACCACTGTCAGAAGACTGAAGCCAATCACTGTGAGGAGGAGTACGCCCATCCACCGTTTCATTCCCCAGCTCCTTACATGACAACCGTTTATTCCGCCGGACCGTGCCGCATCTCCTGATCACAGCACTGCCGCCCCTGATTTTCCGTTCACCGGGAGACCACCCGCCGTAGCAGTACGCCCCCACGGACAATCTTGGACCGAGGGTCAGGGTTTGTCAACAGCAATTTCTGCGTTGGGGGATGAATAAGTCCTGCTGGCACAGGGCCATGCGCGGGAATTGACAGGCCGTGATCAGAGCCGGGGCCTTCTGTATCGGGGTGATCGCCGCCGAACTACGCGGGTGGCAAAGTGGAAGACGGCCAGAGTGGCAAGCCACCCCGGCCGTCCAAGGCCGAATCGAGTCTTCCAATCACTGACAGGGCGGGAAGCCACAAGGATCACAGTACGGCGTGACATCCCCGCGGAAGGCGTGGTTCACGACAATGACGACATCCTGAATCCCCACGACGCAGTCACAGTTGGCATCGGCCCGCCCAACATGCGGGCAGTTGGGGTCGACTGTGTCGGTGCCGCCGCGGAAGGCGACGTTGACGACCGAGACGACATCGGTGAGATCGGATACGTGGTCGCAAATGGGATCACCCTGGCAGGGGCAGTCGCAGGCGGGGGCATCGATCGTGATCGATCCCGGCACGAATTCGGGTTTGAAATCCGCCCAGTTGGACAGCAGTTGGATGCTGTAGAGGTTCGGGTCGAAACCGAGGGTGGCGGAGTCGACCGGGAAGACATCGTTGGTGTTCCCTTCGAGCACGTGGAACCAGAGATGTGCGACCACCCCTCCCCCGACAGGCAACGGAGTGGCGCTCCCGGCCGAGAAGCGCCAGGCAATCATGCCGTTGAAGCGGTTGTCGTAGACAGGGTTGCCGAACCCGGTCCAGCCGGTCGTCAACGCCGTCTTCTGGATTGAATCGATGAAGATGTTCGGCAGGCCGGTCGTTTTGAAGGGGATGGTGAACTGCTTCATCAGGTGGGTGTTGCGTATGCGGATCGGCAACGACCCATTCTCCCCAACCCTTGTGAGCGCCGTGCCGTACTGCATCGTATCCTCGGTGACAACGATCATCTCGGGACGAATTCGTGTGTGCGGCCCGCTCGGACCGGAGCCGGTGAAGGTCACCTTGTAGATCCCCGGCAGGTTGTAGGTGTGCTGGGCGTCGGCGGTACCGGCCGTACCACCGTCGCCGAAGGTGTATTCGTACGGCCCGCTGGGGGCATTCGGCGACGTGTTCGTGAAATCAACGACAAGAGGCGTCTTGCCGAACTGTGTGCTGACAATGAAATCGGCGGTTGTTAGAATCTCCAGCGCCCGGCGGGCGTTGACCCGCCCGCTGCCGAGCTTGCCGATGTAGCCCGGGTTGTCGGCGTAGACATCGTCCACGTAGTTGGTTAACAGTGTGTCGATTTGGGTCTTGGTGAACCAGGGATGATGCGATTTCAGGAGCGCCGCAACCCCGGCGACCGTCGGCGAGGCCATCGAGGTGCCGCTCAGATCGGCGTAGGTCGCGGCCCCCATGTCGGAGAAGGTGTTATGAATGTCCTCTCCCGGTGCGGAGATATCGACCCAGGTGCCATACGTGCTCGTCCCCGCCTTGCTCCCCGCTTGGTTCAGGGAGGCGACGGCGAGCACACCATACGTCGTGTCGCCGACATCAGGAATCTCGTTGTTGTCGTTCCCAGCCGATTTGCAGATGACAACGCCGGCGGCCACGGCATTGAGCCATGCCGTGTGGATCAGGGTCCCGGATGACCCCCAGGAGCAATTGATGACGGACACACCCTTGCTGACGGCATAGTCAATCCCGGCGGCGCACAGATCGCTGATAACATAGCCCCTGCCGTCGTCGGCAAGGTAGCCGACACGGAGAGCCATGATCTTGACCCCCGGGCGACGATCGGCACGATTGCCGCCCGCAACGCCAGCCACGCCGGTGCCATTGCCGGTCGTGGCGGCCACAATCCCGCCCACGTGGGTCCCATGGCCGGCAAAATCGGATGGATCATTGTCCGGTACCGTACAGTCTTCGCCCGGCCAGCAGCCGCTGCCGGAGAAGAAATCCCAACCAATCAAGTCGTCGATCTTGCCGTTGCCGTCGTCATCGACGCCGTTCATGTCACCGCTGTCCCAAACGACGCCGTCGCCATCCAAGTCCTCACCGGGATTCACCCAGATCGCGGCCTTCAGATCAGCATGGTTGTAGAGTACGCCGGAGTCGATGATCCCGACGATGACCGTCGAGTCGCCGACCTCGTAGTCCCATCCCTCTTGCGTGTCGATGTCCCGGTCGAAAGCGGAGTAGTGAGTCCATTGCTGACTGTAGTCGGGGTCGTTGGGGATCATGTCCATCGGCATGATGTAGTCGGGCTCGGCAAACTCGACAT
Proteins encoded in this region:
- a CDS encoding T9SS type A sorting domain-containing protein; its protein translation is MKRWMGVLLLTVIGFSLLTVVARAANWVYVDSVKNVVPNQTNVHVNVWVRNSDSLLAFVLPLEIRNTSGNGSYIIGSCVFQTTLRSRLGQSPLSGSLLEQTFSGPTTGLTCPPPEDVPLCSGPVSHTYAGLSTAVDFVSPDGFMWSGFSTSGPPQLFTLPPGDDRIGGYHRDWPDEGDSTKYDAAPSFEFVFNVNSIVGSFEIDTMCKCPANNLSGLDPRVDLVSFAFTKGTVNIGSFPAEAPVLSTIGLQLVKENGTLAVFVTASDPNGDAPALTAANLPTNATLLDNVNGTADFNFAPTVGQAGLYHVMFYATDNTALKDSEDVRIIVNHLSNLRPVLDFIRNDTVREGSSLEFRVTASDPNGGYSPLLVLGGSPPGTAQLTDSSNGAGLFHYAPGYDEAGFVDFVFIATDGFLADTLVVTIEVFDVAAAVRSVSDGNNVPTTYALDQNYPNPFNAGTVVRFALPHDSKVRLEVFNVLGRKVRTLLNEFRPLGVYAVDWDGTDDRGKPLSTGVYFYRIQTEDYTNTRSMLILK
- a CDS encoding S8 family serine peptidase codes for the protein MSASARLLGLIVLMIFIGTLVPGVDSAQAAAMRRPDVIIVKLKPSSARTVERARGPMATGVGSLDRLNVIWDIRDFRRTVPAARPVAQGGKDYYGLSNYYTVELPSGTDLDAALAAYAADPNVEFAEPDYIMPMDMIPNDPDYSQQWTHYSAFDRDIDTQEGWDYEVGDSTVIVGIIDSGVLYNHADLKAAIWVNPGEDLDGDGVVWDSGDMNGVDDDGNGKIDDLIGWDFFSGSGCWPGEDCTVPDNDPSDFAGHGTHVGGIVAATTGNGTGVAGVAGGNRADRRPGVKIMALRVGYLADDGRGYVISDLCAAGIDYAVSKGVSVINCSWGSSGTLIHTAWLNAVAAGVVICKSAGNDNNEIPDVGDTTYGVLAVASLNQAGSKAGTSTYGTWVDISAPGEDIHNTFSDMGAATYADLSGTSMASPTVAGVAALLKSHHPWFTKTQIDTLLTNYVDDVYADNPGYIGKLGSGRVNARRALEILTTADFIVSTQFGKTPLVVDFTNTSPNAPSGPYEYTFGDGGTAGTADAQHTYNLPGIYKVTFTGSGPSGPHTRIRPEMIVVTEDTMQYGTALTRVGENGSLPIRIRNTHLMKQFTIPFKTTGLPNIFIDSIQKTALTTGWTGFGNPVYDNRFNGMIAWRFSAGSATPLPVGGGVVAHLWFHVLEGNTNDVFPVDSATLGFDPNLYSIQLLSNWADFKPEFVPGSITIDAPACDCPCQGDPICDHVSDLTDVVSVVNVAFRGGTDTVDPNCPHVGRADANCDCVVGIQDVVIVVNHAFRGDVTPYCDPCGFPPCQ